One window from the genome of Musa acuminata AAA Group cultivar baxijiao chromosome BXJ1-4, Cavendish_Baxijiao_AAA, whole genome shotgun sequence encodes:
- the LOC135672036 gene encoding monoterpene synthase 8, chloroplastic-like, whose protein sequence is MDELELFTDAVDRWDVNATGKLPEYMKICFIALFNTTNDTAYNVMKEKGLATLGFSGQMYARHTWWKQGGGSTRATHPSSCILAYCTSDDVSQETLEDFHSCPEIARRSSMILRLCDDLGTSKVELERGDVSKSIQCCMHESSLSEYAAREYIGRLIRKNWRAINGDQSFTSRFEENLKMMFINIPRMAQCMYQYGDGHGKSDRVIEDRIRSLLIEPILL, encoded by the exons ATGGATGAGCTCGAGCTTTTCACGGATGCCGTCGATAG ATGGGACGTTAATGCAACGGGCAAACTTCCAGAGTACATGAAGATATGTTTTATAGCCCTCTTCAACACTACAAATGATACCGCATACAATGTTATGAAAGAGAAGGGTCT TGCAACCCTTGGATTCAGTGGGCAGATGTATGCAAGGCACACATGGTGGAAGCAAGGTGGTGGTAGCACCAGGGCTACACACCCATCGTCTTGCATTCTTGCTTATTGCACCAGTGACGATGTAAGTCAAGAGACCTTGGAAGACTTCCACAGCTGTCCTGAGATTGCAAGACGGTCATCCATGATCCTTCGACTTTGTGATGATTTGGGTACTTCCAAG GTCGAGCTTGAAAGAGGCGATGTGTCCAAATCTATCCAGTGCTGCATGCATGAGAGCAGTTTATCGGAGTATGCGGCTCGTGAGTATATCGGGCGATTGATTAGGAAAAATTGGAGAGCAATAAACGGAGATCAAAGTTTCACTTCTCGATTTGAGGAAAACCTGAAAATGATGTTCATCAATATCCCTCGAATGGCCCAATGCATGTACCAATACGGAGATGGACATGGGAAATCCGATCGAGTAATTGAGGATCGCATCAGGTCTTTGTTGATTGAACCTATACTTCTGTAA
- the LOC135672037 gene encoding monoterpene synthase 7, chloroplastic-like, with product MKKGIDEQLQLIDHLQQLGLSYHFKEDIKDALWTIYRSMEEVNTLLKDNLHATALMFRLLREHGFAVSEGVFNRFIVEKGNLKASLRHQTEGLVSLYEASHLAQEGEHMLEEAINFTTKQLKSLTEGSLEPHLREHVAHALELPLNWRMPRLQTRWFIEASQREAKMNPVLLELAKLDFNRVQSIHQRELREVSRYFELALLESCHVHSALVHESANFSTNFWLSIRWWSNLGLAQRLPFSRDKLMEN from the exons ATGAAGAAGGGAATTGACGAGCAGCTTCAACTGATCGATCACCTGCAGCAGCTTGGGCTGTCGTATCACTTTAAGGAGGATATTAAGGATGCTTTATGGACAATATACCGTTCCATGGAAGAGGTGAACACGTTGCTGAAGGATAATCTTCATGCCACGGCTCTTATGTTCAGGCTTCTCAGAGAACATGGGTTTGCTGTTTCTGAAG GTGTCTTCAACCGATTTATAGTTGAGAAGGGCAACTTGAAAGCCAGCCTTCGCCACCAGACTGAAGGATTGGTGAGCTTGTACGAGGCTTCCCATCTTGCACAGGAAGGAGAGCACATGCTGGAAGAAGCTATAAACTTTACGACTAAACAGCTCAAGAGCCTCACGGAGGGATCACTTGAGCCTCATCTCAGGGAGCACGTAGCCCATGCCTTGGAGCTTCCATTGAACTGGAGGATGCCGAGGTTGCAGACCAGGTGGTTCATAGAAGCATCCCAAAGGGAAGCGAAGATGAACCCTGTCCTGCTTGAATTGGCTAAGTTGGACTTCAACAGGGTTCAGAGCATACATCAGAGGGAACTCAGAGAAGTGTCGAGGTATTTTGAGCTTGCTTTACTTGAATCATGTCATGTACATTCTGCCCTCGTGCATGAATCAGCAAACTTCAGCACAAACTTCTGGCTGTCGAtcagatggtggagcaatcttggCCTGGCGCAGAGGCTTCCATTTTCGAGGGACAAGTTGATGGAGAACTAA
- the LOC103981605 gene encoding monoterpene synthase 8, chloroplastic, whose product MAFCASAPSFCSLIGAHRWTSPSKASPRPCFRPHIRCAAQTTPRRSANYQPSSWSDEYIQSLGNDTKVEEDKATRMGKLTEDVKQLIYMKKGIEDQLQLIDHLQQLGVAYHFKEDIKDALWTIYRSMEEVNMLLKDNLHATALMFRLLREHGFAVSEGVFYRFMDEEGNLKASLRHQTEGLVSLYEASHLAKEGEHVLEEATNFTSKQLKSLMEGSLEPHLREHVAHALELPLNWRMPRLQTRWFIEASQWEAKMNPVLLELAKLDFNRVQIINQRELREVSRWWSNLGLAQRLPFSRDRLMENYFWTVGWAFEPQFARFREAQTQAICLTTIIDDVYDVYGTMDELELFTDAVDRWDVNAMDKFPEYMKICFLALFNTTNVTAYNVMKEKGLDIIPHLKKAWADLCKAYMVEARWYHQGYTPNLEEYLGNALVSISGPLILTLAYCTSDDLTQEALDDFQSCPEIARWASMVFRLCDDLGTSTDELERGDVPKSIQCYMHETGVSEDAARGYIRGLIKGNWRAINGNRSFTSPFEENLKMMAINIARMAQCIYQYGDGYGKPDGVIEDRIRSLLIEPILM is encoded by the exons ATGGCTTTCTGCGCTTCTGCTCCGTCCTTCTGCAGTCTCATCGGTGCCCATCGGTGGACGTCGCCGTCCAAGGCTTCACCACGTCCATGCTTCCGACCACATATCCGGTGTGCTGCGCAGACGACTCCTCGGCGATCGGCTAATTACCAGCCAAGTTCGTGGAGTGACGAATACATCCAATCGCTAGGAAATGACACCAAG GTGGAGGAGGATAAAGCAACAAGGATGGGAAAACTGACAGAGGACGTGAAACAACTGATCTACATGAAGAAGGGAATTGAGGACCAGCTTCAACTGATCGATCACCTGCAGCAGCTTGGGGTGGCGTATCACTTTAAGGAGGATATTAAGGATGCTTTATGGACAATATACCGTTCCATGGAAGAGGTGAACATGTTGCTGAAGGATAATCTTCATGCCACGGCTCTTATGTTCAGGCTTCTCAGAGAACATGGGTTTGCTGTTTCTGAAG GTGTATTCTACCGATTTATGGATGAGGAGGGAAACTTGAAAGCCAGCCTTCGCCACCAGACTGAAGGATTGGTGAGCTTGTACGAGGCTTCCCATCTTGCAAAGGAAGGAGAGCACGTGCTGGAAGAAGCTACGAACTTCACAAGTAAACAGCTCAAGAGCCTCATGGAGGGATCACTTGAGCCTCATCTCAGGGAGCACGTAGCCCATGCCTTGGAGCTTCCATTGAACTGGAGGATGCCGAGGTTACAGACCAGGTGGTTCATAGAAGCATCCCAATGGGAAGCGAAGATGAACCCTGTCCTGCTTGAATTGGCTAAGTTGGACTTCAACAGGGTTCAGATCATAAATCAGAGGGAACTCAGAGAAGTGTCGAG atggtggagcaatcttggGCTCGCGCAAAGGCTTCCATTTTCCAGGGACAGGTTGATGGAGAACTATTTCTGGACAGTTGGCTGGGCTTTTGAGCCACAGTTTGCAAGATTCAGGGAGGCGCAGACACAGGCAATCTGCCTGACAACAATAATAGATGATGTGTATGATGTTTACGGCACGATGGATGAGCTCGAACTTTTCACGGATGCCGTCGATAG ATGGGATGTTAATGCAATGGACAAATTTCCAGAGTACATGAAGATATGTTTTCTAGCCCTCTTCAACACTACAAATGTCACGGCGTACAATGTTATGAAAGAGAAGGGCCTGGATATAATTCCACACCTTAAAAAAGCA TGGGCAGATCTATGCAAAGCATACATGGTGGAAgcaaggtggtaccaccaaggcTACACACCCAATCTTGAAGAGTACTTGGGGAACGCACTAGTATCGATATCGGGTCCCCTAATACTGACTCTTGCTTATTGCACCAGTGACGATTTAACTCAGGAGGCCTTGGATGATTTCCAAAGCTGCCCTGAGATTGCAAGATGGGCATCCATGGTTTTTCGACTTTGTGATGATTTGGGTACTTCCACG GACGAGCTTGAAAGAGGCGATGTACCCAAATCTATCCAGTGCTACATGCATGAGACCGGTGTATCGGAGGACGCGGCTCGTGGGTATATCAGGGGATTAATCAAGGGGAATTGGAGAGCAATAAACGGAAATCGAAGTTTCACTTCGCCTTTTGAGGAAAACCTGAAAATGATGGCCATCAATATTGCTCGAATGGCCCAATGCATATACCAATATGGAGATGGATATGGGAAACCCGATGGAGTGATCGAGGATCGCATAAGGTCTTTGTTGATTGAACCTATACTTATGTAA